The following nucleotide sequence is from uncultured Draconibacterium sp..
ATTCGTACTTATATGCGTTGGACAAAAAAAACGGAGAAGACGTTTGGACAATCAAAAGGGACGAACCTACTTCCTGGTCAACTCCTTTTGTTGTTGAGGCCAATGGAAAAACACAGGTGATTGTTAGCGGAACCAACAAAATAACTAGTTATGATTACGAAACTGGAGAAACTATCTGGTGGGGAAAGGGATTAACATCCAATGTAATTCCGGTGCCGGTTTACGAAAATGGCATTGTATATCTAATGAGCGGTTTCAGAGGTGCGTTTTTAAAAGCCGTCGACCTGGCGAAAGCCAGTGGTGATATTACCGATTCTGATGCCATTATCTGGAGCTATGACCAGGATACACCATACACACCCACCCCTTTATTAATGGATGGCAAGCTCTATTTCCTTCGCGGCAACAATGGCGTTATGACCTGCCTTGATGCAAAAGACGGAAGCGTTCTTTACTCCAAAGAAAGACTGGAAGGAATAAGCTCTATTTTTTCATCTCCTTCGGGAGCCGATGGAAAAATTTACATTGCTGCGAAAGGAATCTGCTTGGTAGTAAAAGCCGGTGAAGACTTTGAAATTCTGGCATCAAACGAACTGGATGACGACTTCCATGCATCGCCTATTTTTGTCGACAACCAGCTAATTTTAAGAGGATTTGAAAGTTTGTATTGTTTTGAAGAAGAATAAATTAAGCTCTTGATAAATAAAATGGCGGAAACTCGAATTGATAAGTTTCCGCCATTTTTTATTTAATAAATGATATTTACTGAACAGGCTCCGGAACAGCAGCATAACCACCTTATTTGAAACCAAAAAAGTTATTATTTTCAATAGGAAGAGCGAAAATCATTGACATAAAAAAGCCTGCTTTCGTATTTCTACAAAAACAGGCTTGTGCATTATTAACTTTCCTATCAACCTGAGGTCGATTTTAAAATATTTTCACAGAAAGTCTTAATTACATCAGATTTGTATTTTTAATTCTGCAGTAATAGCGGGTTATTTCAAAGAATTTAAAATGCAAAGATGGTGTGAGAAGGACTTTCCTTTAAGGCTTTGCTTTTTTTGCCATAAACTTCCCCCAATTTTCTTGTATTATCCCGATAGTACTTCGAAAACCGGTGAAAGTTTCTGACTAAAAATAGCTAAAGCTGTGAACTATTTTGAAATCGACCTCAGGTTGTCAAAACCAATTATGACACTTTAATTTCAACAGGCTCTTTCTCAAGCGCTTCTTCTTTCTTTGGAAGTTCAATATTTAGAATTCCATTTTCAAATTTCGCGCGAATTTTATCTGCATCAACCGATTTTGGCAAGCGATATTTCTTTTCGAAACTTTTAGCGCTAAACTCGCGATGAGCATATTTGTAGGCCTCGTCGTTTTCCTTTTCTTCTTTCTCAACCTTAACGGTCAATACATTTTTGTGAACATTTAGCTGAAGATCTTCTTTTACAAAACCTGGCAATAATACTTCAACCTTAAATTCTTTTTCTGTTTCAAAAATGTTGGTTGCAGGCGATATACCACCATTGCTCACATAGTTTTCCTGGTAATCATTTTTCAGGAAATTGTTAAATAATTCATCTACTAAAGTTCTGTTTACGTTGTAACGTGGGTTTTCAAATCTTACTAAATTCATGACTTTTCCTCCTAATATTTTTAATTCTCTTGTTAAAATTTTGTTTTCAAATTACTGCTAGCCATAAATCAATTCCTGTTCCAACAAACTTTTCCGACCGATCTTGTCATTTTTGCCTTTTAAAAATGCGTCAATATGTCTACTTTGTTATCTTAAACATGTCGATTTGACATCACCTACAGCTTTCTAGATATATAATCCACAGCAATCAAAGCTGAAAATATTGTTACCTTTGCGCAAAATTTTTCAAGAAATGAGGATTGATATTATAACAGTTTTGCCGGAAATTATTGAAAGTCCGTTTAGTCATTCAATTATTAAGCGGGCACAGGATAAAGGGCTGGCAGAAATCCATATTCACAATTTGCGCGATTTTTCGGAAGACAAACACCGACGTGTTGATGATTATTCGTTTGGCAAGGGTGCAGGCATGGTAATGGCAATTCAACCGATTGAAAAAGCTATTGAAACATTAAAAGCCGAGCGTGATTATGATGAGATAATTTTTACTACACCCGATGGAGGAGTTTTTGATCAACAGGAAGCCAATAAACTCTCGCTAAAGAAGAATTTAATCATTCTTTGTGGTCATTATAAAGGTATTGATCAGCGAATTCGGGACACTTACATCACTAAAGAAATATCGGTTGGCGATTTTGTGTTGACCGGTGGCGAACTTGCCGCAGCAATAATAACGGATGCCGTCGTTCGCCTATTGCCAGGAGTGCTT
It contains:
- a CDS encoding PQQ-binding-like beta-propeller repeat protein, which translates into the protein MKSQFILFSLLFLFAVSTSKAQSQADDNWMQWRGPLGNGVAIKANPPVNFSETKNLKWKTAIPGRGNATPIVFEDKIVVLTAVPTDPSVDPQASPNVDHNFNVILVNRNDGSVIWEKTVATELPEGKIHELSSWASNSPCTDGEMIYAYFGSIGLYCLDFDGNIIWKRDFGTMEKRMNFGDGASPYLYKDRLFIQWDHEGDSYLYALDKKNGEDVWTIKRDEPTSWSTPFVVEANGKTQVIVSGTNKITSYDYETGETIWWGKGLTSNVIPVPVYENGIVYLMSGFRGAFLKAVDLAKASGDITDSDAIIWSYDQDTPYTPTPLLMDGKLYFLRGNNGVMTCLDAKDGSVLYSKERLEGISSIFSSPSGADGKIYIAAKGICLVVKAGEDFEILASNELDDDFHASPIFVDNQLILRGFESLYCFEEE
- the trmD gene encoding tRNA (guanosine(37)-N1)-methyltransferase TrmD, producing MRIDIITVLPEIIESPFSHSIIKRAQDKGLAEIHIHNLRDFSEDKHRRVDDYSFGKGAGMVMAIQPIEKAIETLKAERDYDEIIFTTPDGGVFDQQEANKLSLKKNLIILCGHYKGIDQRIRDTYITKEISVGDFVLTGGELAAAIITDAVVRLLPGVLSDETSALTDSFQDHLLSPPIYTRPAEYKGMKVPEVLRSGNDKLVDDWKHDQAIKRTKKLRPDLYKKYLGEE
- a CDS encoding Hsp20/alpha crystallin family protein gives rise to the protein MNLVRFENPRYNVNRTLVDELFNNFLKNDYQENYVSNGGISPATNIFETEKEFKVEVLLPGFVKEDLQLNVHKNVLTVKVEKEEKENDEAYKYAHREFSAKSFEKKYRLPKSVDADKIRAKFENGILNIELPKKEEALEKEPVEIKVS